In one Thioclava sp. ES.031 genomic region, the following are encoded:
- a CDS encoding F0F1 ATP synthase subunit gamma → MPSLKDLKNRIGSVKNTRKITKAMQMVAAAKLRRAQEAAEAARPYAERMHSVMAGLAGSVQGSDNAPRLLSGTGSDKVQLLVVMTAERGLCGGFNANIAKLARQTADKLLAEGKEVKILTVGKKGRDALRREYGEYFIGHVDLSDVKRLSYDDAQKIARDLIGRFDNGEFDVATIFFSIFESVIAQRPTAKQIIPASYEPEEGEETPSVNYDYEPSETQILEDLLPRGVATQIFTALLENGASEQGARMSAMDAATRNAGDMIDKLTIEYNRTRQAAITKELIEIISGAEAL, encoded by the coding sequence ATGCCCAGCCTTAAGGACCTTAAAAACCGGATCGGAAGCGTCAAGAACACGCGGAAGATCACCAAGGCGATGCAAATGGTCGCCGCCGCGAAACTCCGCCGCGCCCAAGAGGCGGCGGAGGCCGCGCGCCCCTATGCTGAGCGGATGCACTCCGTGATGGCCGGGCTCGCGGGCTCGGTGCAGGGATCGGACAATGCGCCGCGCCTGCTCTCGGGGACCGGCTCGGACAAGGTGCAGCTTCTGGTGGTCATGACCGCCGAACGCGGCCTGTGCGGTGGCTTCAATGCCAATATTGCGAAGCTCGCGCGCCAGACGGCTGACAAGCTGCTGGCCGAGGGCAAAGAGGTGAAGATCCTCACCGTCGGCAAGAAAGGCCGCGATGCGCTGCGCCGTGAATACGGCGAGTACTTCATCGGCCACGTCGATCTGAGCGACGTCAAACGCCTGAGCTATGACGACGCGCAGAAGATCGCCCGCGACCTGATCGGTCGCTTCGACAATGGCGAGTTCGACGTCGCGACGATCTTCTTCTCGATCTTCGAGAGCGTGATCGCGCAGCGCCCGACCGCGAAGCAGATCATCCCCGCTTCCTATGAACCGGAAGAGGGCGAAGAAACGCCGAGCGTCAATTACGACTACGAACCCAGCGAGACGCAAATCCTCGAGGATCTGCTGCCGCGCGGGGTCGCCACGCAGATCTTCACGGCTCTGCTGGAAAACGGTGCCTCGGAACAAGGTGCGCGGATGTCCGCGATGGACGCTGCGACGCGCAATGCGGGCGATATGATCGACAAGCTGACGATCGAATACAACCGCACGCGCCAGGCCGCGATCACCAAGGAACTCATCGAAATCATTTCGGGCGCCGAGGCGCTCTGA
- the atpD gene encoding F0F1 ATP synthase subunit beta, with product MASNGKVTQVIGAVVDVQFDGELPAILNALETENNGKRLVLEVAQHLGENSVRTIAMDATEGLVRGAEVKDTGKPISVPVGNATLGRILNVIGEPVDEKGPVEADETRAIHQPAPNFESQATASEILVTGIKVIDLLAPYSKGGKIGLFGGAGVGKTVLIMELINNIAKVHSGYSVFAGVGERTREGNDLYHEMIESNVIKPDDLSSSQVALVYGQMNEPPGARARVALTGLTLAEQFRDQSGTDVLFFVDNIFRFTQAGSEVSALLGRIPSAVGYQPTLATDMGAMQERITSTKAGSITSIQAVYVPADDLTDPAPATTFAHLDATTVLSRAISELGIYPAVDPLDSSSRILDPGIVGEEHYKVARQVQEILQRYKALQDIIAILGMDELSEEDKLTVARARKIQRFLSQPFDVAKVFTGSDGVQVPLEDTIESFKAVVAGEYDHLPEAAFYMVGGIEDVKAKAEKLAAAA from the coding sequence ATGGCAAGCAATGGTAAAGTGACCCAGGTCATCGGCGCCGTCGTCGACGTGCAGTTCGACGGCGAGCTGCCTGCGATCCTCAACGCGCTGGAAACCGAGAACAACGGCAAGCGCCTCGTTCTCGAAGTGGCTCAGCACCTCGGCGAAAACTCGGTGCGCACCATCGCAATGGACGCGACCGAAGGTCTCGTGCGCGGCGCCGAAGTTAAAGACACCGGCAAGCCGATCTCGGTGCCGGTCGGCAACGCGACCCTCGGCCGCATCCTGAACGTGATCGGCGAGCCCGTGGACGAGAAGGGCCCCGTGGAAGCGGACGAAACCCGCGCCATCCACCAGCCCGCGCCGAACTTCGAGAGCCAGGCGACCGCCTCGGAAATCCTCGTGACCGGCATCAAGGTCATCGACCTGCTCGCACCCTACTCCAAGGGTGGTAAGATCGGCCTGTTCGGCGGCGCTGGCGTCGGCAAGACCGTTCTGATCATGGAGCTGATCAACAACATCGCAAAGGTGCACTCGGGCTACTCCGTGTTCGCCGGTGTGGGCGAGCGGACCCGTGAAGGGAACGACCTCTACCACGAGATGATCGAATCCAACGTCATCAAGCCCGACGATCTGTCGAGCTCGCAGGTGGCACTGGTCTACGGCCAGATGAACGAGCCTCCGGGTGCGCGTGCGCGTGTCGCTCTGACCGGTCTGACCCTCGCAGAGCAGTTCCGCGACCAGTCGGGCACCGACGTTCTGTTCTTCGTGGACAACATCTTCCGCTTCACGCAGGCGGGTTCCGAGGTGTCGGCACTTCTGGGCCGTATCCCCTCGGCAGTGGGCTACCAGCCGACGCTGGCCACCGACATGGGTGCGATGCAGGAGCGTATTACCTCGACGAAAGCCGGCTCGATCACCTCGATCCAGGCCGTCTACGTGCCCGCGGATGACCTTACCGACCCGGCTCCGGCCACCACCTTCGCCCACCTTGACGCCACGACCGTTCTGTCGCGTGCGATCTCGGAACTCGGCATCTACCCGGCTGTGGACCCGCTGGACTCGTCCTCGCGTATCCTCGATCCGGGCATCGTCGGCGAAGAGCACTACAAGGTCGCCCGTCAGGTGCAGGAGATCCTTCAGCGCTACAAGGCTCTGCAGGACATCATCGCCATCCTCGGCATGGACGAACTGTCCGAAGAGGATAAGCTGACCGTGGCTCGTGCCCGTAAGATCCAGCGTTTCCTCTCGCAGCCCTTCGACGTTGCGAAAGTGTTCACCGGTTCGGACGGCGTTCAGGTTCCGCTCGAAGACACCATCGAGTCGTTCAAGGCGGTTGTTGCAGGCGAATACGATCACCTGCCCGAAGCGGCCTTCTACATGGTTGGCGGCATCGAGGACGTGAAAGCGAAAGCCGAGAAACTCGCCGCTGCGGCGTAA
- a CDS encoding F0F1 ATP synthase subunit epsilon: MADTMQFDLVAPERKLASEEAAVEVMVPGADGDLTVMPGHAPMLTTLRPGKLTMVTRSETQSYAVTGGFAEITPEGITVLAERSLPAEEFTKEVHDRLIEEARRVHDEAHPSVADMTAKLLADMEALGSHMLS; the protein is encoded by the coding sequence ATGGCCGACACGATGCAATTCGATCTCGTTGCGCCCGAGCGCAAGCTGGCCTCGGAAGAGGCGGCGGTCGAGGTCATGGTGCCTGGCGCGGATGGTGACCTGACGGTCATGCCCGGCCACGCGCCGATGCTGACCACGCTGCGTCCCGGCAAGCTGACGATGGTGACGCGGTCGGAAACCCAGAGCTACGCGGTGACGGGTGGCTTCGCCGAGATCACCCCCGAGGGGATCACGGTTCTGGCCGAGCGTTCGCTGCCCGCGGAAGAGTTCACCAAGGAAGTCCACGATCGCCTGATCGAGGAAGCCCGCCGCGTCCATGACGAGGCGCATCCTTCGGTGGCCGACATGACCGCGAAGCTGCTGGCTGACATGGAGGCCCTTGGCTCGCATATGCTGAGCTGA
- a CDS encoding H-type lectin domain-containing protein yields MITIESHRLGMQRGSLVLFSDYQDGGAMWTGEGPRELRKKVAFPEPFRATPMVQVSLSMWDVDGKHNSRMDISSDGVTPEGFVIVFRTWGDSRVARVRADWLALGGVSHEDDWDID; encoded by the coding sequence ATGATCACGATCGAAAGCCACCGTCTGGGGATGCAACGCGGCTCGCTCGTGCTGTTCTCCGACTATCAGGATGGCGGCGCCATGTGGACGGGCGAGGGGCCGCGCGAGCTGCGCAAGAAGGTTGCCTTCCCCGAGCCGTTTCGCGCGACGCCGATGGTGCAGGTCTCGTTGTCGATGTGGGACGTGGACGGCAAGCACAATTCGCGGATGGATATCTCCAGCGACGGCGTCACGCCCGAGGGCTTCGTGATCGTTTTCCGCACCTGGGGCGACAGCCGTGTGGCGCGGGTGCGCGCGGATTGGCTGGCACTGGGCGGCGTTTCGCATGAGGATGACTGGGACATCGACTGA
- a CDS encoding CoA-acylating methylmalonate-semialdehyde dehydrogenase, protein MEEIGHWINGKRVAGTSGRFGEVFNPATGEQIAKVALATPAELDAAIADAAKAQLEWQKVNPQRRARVMMKFGQLIERDMDKLAEALSKEHGKTIPDAKGDVQRGLEVIEVCMGAPAMLKGEYTGDAGPGIDLYSMRQPLGVVAGITPFNFPAMIPLWKMGPALASGNAMILKPSERVPTTAIMLAELAQEAGLPDGVLQVVNGDKEAVDTILDHETIQGVGFVGSTPIAQYIYGRAATNGKRAQCFGGAKNHMIIMPDADMDKAADALIGAGYGAAGERCMAISVAVPVGDGTADALVERLVPKIEKLKVGPYTGGDDVDYGPVITKQAQERIKSLINSGVDQGANLVVDGRDFSLQGYEDGFFVGPSLFDNVTPDMDIYKEEIFGPVLSMVRTKTYDEALDLVVDNPYGNGTAIYTADGDVARDFAANVNVGMVGINFPIPVPLSYYTFGGWKKSAFGDLNQYGPDAFRFYTKTKTVTARWFSGIKDEGAALNFKALD, encoded by the coding sequence ATGGAAGAAATCGGTCACTGGATCAACGGCAAGCGCGTCGCGGGCACGTCCGGCCGCTTCGGCGAAGTCTTCAACCCCGCCACCGGCGAGCAGATCGCCAAGGTCGCGCTGGCCACCCCGGCTGAGCTGGATGCGGCAATCGCCGACGCCGCGAAAGCGCAGCTGGAATGGCAGAAGGTCAACCCGCAGCGCCGCGCCCGCGTGATGATGAAATTCGGTCAGCTGATCGAGCGCGACATGGACAAGCTCGCCGAGGCTCTGTCGAAAGAGCACGGCAAGACCATCCCCGACGCGAAGGGCGACGTGCAGCGTGGCCTCGAAGTGATCGAGGTCTGCATGGGCGCGCCTGCGATGCTCAAGGGCGAATACACCGGCGACGCGGGCCCCGGTATCGACCTCTACTCGATGCGCCAGCCGCTGGGCGTCGTGGCCGGCATCACGCCGTTCAACTTCCCCGCCATGATCCCGCTGTGGAAGATGGGCCCGGCGCTCGCTTCGGGTAACGCGATGATCCTCAAGCCGTCCGAGCGCGTGCCGACCACGGCGATCATGCTCGCGGAACTCGCACAGGAAGCCGGTCTTCCCGATGGCGTGCTGCAGGTCGTCAACGGCGACAAGGAAGCCGTGGACACGATCCTCGATCACGAGACGATCCAGGGCGTGGGCTTCGTGGGTTCGACCCCGATCGCGCAATACATCTACGGTCGTGCCGCCACCAACGGCAAGCGCGCGCAGTGCTTCGGCGGTGCGAAGAACCACATGATCATCATGCCCGACGCGGACATGGACAAGGCCGCCGACGCGCTGATCGGCGCGGGCTACGGCGCCGCTGGCGAGCGCTGCATGGCGATCTCGGTTGCGGTTCCGGTGGGCGACGGCACGGCGGATGCGCTGGTCGAGCGTCTCGTGCCGAAGATCGAGAAGCTGAAAGTCGGCCCCTATACCGGTGGCGACGACGTGGATTACGGTCCCGTCATCACCAAGCAGGCGCAGGAGCGGATCAAGTCGCTCATCAATTCGGGTGTCGATCAGGGCGCGAACCTTGTCGTCGACGGCCGCGACTTCTCGCTGCAGGGCTATGAGGACGGCTTCTTCGTCGGCCCGTCGCTCTTCGACAACGTCACCCCCGACATGGACATCTACAAAGAGGAAATCTTTGGCCCGGTCCTGTCGATGGTGCGCACGAAGACCTATGACGAGGCGCTCGATCTGGTCGTCGACAACCCCTACGGCAACGGCACCGCGATCTACACCGCCGATGGCGACGTGGCGCGCGACTTCGCGGCGAACGTCAATGTCGGCATGGTCGGCATCAACTTCCCGATCCCGGTTCCGCTGAGCTACTACACCTTCGGCGGCTGGAAGAAGTCGGCCTTCGGCGACCTCAACCAGTACGGTCCCGACGCCTTCCGCTTCTACACCAAGACCAAGACCGTCACGGCCCGTTGGTTCTCGGGCATCAAGGACGAAGGTGCGGCGCTGAACTTCAAGGCGCTCGACTGA
- a CDS encoding LysR family transcriptional regulator: protein MDWDDLRIFLAVARAESLSGAGRRLKLDAATVGRRIARLEEGVGAKLFVKSPQGYALSESGDRLLPHAEAAEQVFAGADEELSGIAGQLTGQLRIGAPDGCANYLLPQVCAKIAEDNPGLEIQVVALPRVFNLSKREADMAIAVSRPTAGRLTVQKLSDYHLSLAAHRDYLAKAPPITCKEDLRHHRMIGYIPDMIFDKELDYFAETEAEVMGLASNSAAVQTRMIEAGAGVGIVHDFAIPFAPGVQRVLGDEIRLNRAFWLIRHADDRRSERLTRFAEALGQGLRDEVARLEHAAVEI from the coding sequence ATGGACTGGGACGACCTGCGGATTTTCCTTGCCGTCGCACGGGCCGAGAGCCTGTCGGGCGCCGGGCGGCGTTTGAAGCTGGACGCGGCCACCGTGGGGCGGCGCATCGCGCGGCTCGAAGAAGGGGTGGGGGCGAAGCTCTTCGTGAAATCGCCGCAGGGCTACGCGCTGTCGGAATCGGGCGACCGTCTCCTGCCCCATGCCGAGGCGGCGGAGCAGGTCTTCGCGGGCGCCGATGAAGAGCTGTCCGGCATCGCGGGCCAGTTGACGGGGCAATTGCGGATCGGCGCGCCCGATGGCTGCGCGAATTACCTTCTGCCGCAGGTCTGCGCGAAGATCGCCGAGGACAATCCCGGGCTGGAGATTCAGGTCGTCGCCCTGCCGCGGGTCTTCAACCTCTCGAAGCGCGAGGCGGATATGGCGATCGCAGTGTCGCGCCCGACCGCAGGCCGCCTGACCGTGCAGAAGCTGAGCGACTATCACCTCAGCCTCGCCGCCCATCGCGACTATCTCGCGAAGGCGCCGCCGATCACCTGCAAGGAGGATCTGCGCCATCACCGGATGATCGGCTATATCCCCGACATGATCTTCGACAAGGAGCTGGATTACTTCGCCGAGACCGAGGCCGAGGTGATGGGGCTCGCGTCGAATTCAGCGGCCGTGCAGACCCGGATGATCGAGGCGGGCGCAGGCGTGGGCATCGTCCACGACTTCGCGATCCCCTTCGCGCCGGGCGTTCAACGGGTGCTGGGCGACGAGATCCGGCTCAACCGCGCCTTCTGGTTGATCCGCCACGCCGACGACCGCCGATCCGAGCGCCTGACCCGCTTCGCCGAAGCGCTGGGGCAGGGGTTGCGCGACGAGGTTGCGCGGCTAGAACACGCTGCGGTTGAAATATAA
- a CDS encoding CBS domain-containing protein: MQVMQILKNKGEMEVFTVAPDMKLSEVVALLSSKRIGAVIVSQDGQTVDGIVSERDVVREIARRGADCLVMTAGDVMTRDVKHCAPMDSTEEVMSLMTEGRFRHMPVRENGKMVGVISIGDVVKARLNELHMEKESLQGMIMGN, encoded by the coding sequence ATGCAGGTTATGCAGATTCTCAAGAACAAGGGCGAGATGGAAGTTTTCACCGTCGCCCCCGACATGAAGCTGAGCGAGGTCGTCGCCCTGCTTTCTTCCAAACGCATCGGTGCGGTGATCGTCTCGCAGGATGGGCAAACCGTCGACGGGATCGTCTCGGAGCGCGATGTCGTGCGTGAAATCGCCCGGCGCGGTGCCGATTGCCTTGTGATGACCGCCGGTGATGTCATGACCCGCGACGTCAAGCATTGCGCCCCGATGGACAGCACCGAAGAGGTGATGAGCCTGATGACCGAGGGCCGCTTCCGCCACATGCCCGTGCGCGAGAACGGCAAGATGGTCGGCGTGATCTCGATCGGGGACGTGGTCAAGGCGCGTCTGAACGAGCTCCATATGGAGAAAGAGTCGCTTCAGGGCATGATCATGGGCAACTGA
- the coaD gene encoding pantetheine-phosphate adenylyltransferase, translating to MRIGLYPGTFDPVTLGHLDIIERAMALVDRLVIGVAINRDKGPLFSLEERVAMLQDECAKITDRRGGEIVVHPFENLLIDCAKDVGASVIVRGLRAVADFEYEFQMVGMNRALDSSVETVFLMADARRQAIASKLVKEIARLDGDVSKFVTPAVRDALVKAYAKA from the coding sequence ATGCGGATCGGTCTTTACCCCGGAACTTTCGATCCGGTCACGCTGGGCCACCTCGATATCATCGAGCGCGCGATGGCTCTGGTGGATCGGCTCGTGATCGGGGTCGCGATCAACCGTGACAAGGGGCCGCTTTTCTCGCTCGAGGAACGCGTCGCCATGCTTCAGGACGAATGCGCGAAGATCACCGACCGCCGCGGCGGCGAGATCGTCGTCCATCCCTTCGAAAACCTGCTGATCGACTGCGCCAAGGATGTCGGCGCGAGCGTGATCGTGCGCGGCCTGCGCGCGGTGGCCGATTTCGAATATGAATTCCAGATGGTCGGGATGAACCGCGCGCTCGATTCCTCGGTCGAGACGGTGTTCCTGATGGCCGATGCACGGCGTCAGGCGATCGCCTCGAAGCTGGTGAAGGAAATCGCGCGGCTCGACGGGGATGTCTCGAAATTCGTTACCCCCGCCGTGCGCGATGCCTTGGTCAAGGCTTACGCCAAGGCCTGA
- a CDS encoding YfdX family protein, with translation MERSKKFLALALSSALIAGPASFEMANAATTSSNSNSSGTAMQSAQSQGNDAVSQTTASSTDKDLLTTVNDAYTAMREVRAARLAIFDGNTDMATKMTKDATAKMQAAEKAESKWGVPSKAGKKGVTYLPFDSSIALGESFTVTPDNQKAVGKANQQMAQGNAKAAAKTLKDNDIDVSISAAMVPAKASLAHLQDASKLIKSGNYYEANLALKGVEDSVVIDQWGLDNLPQQAGNATKSSANASGSTQMQQKSQQSGTSGNAASNG, from the coding sequence ATGGAACGCAGCAAGAAATTCCTCGCCCTCGCCCTCTCCTCCGCGCTGATCGCGGGCCCCGCGAGCTTTGAGATGGCCAATGCCGCCACCACGAGCTCCAACAGCAACTCAAGCGGCACCGCGATGCAGAGCGCCCAAAGCCAAGGCAATGACGCGGTCTCGCAGACCACGGCAAGCTCGACCGACAAGGACTTGCTGACCACGGTCAATGACGCCTACACGGCGATGCGCGAAGTGCGCGCGGCGCGTCTGGCGATCTTCGATGGCAATACCGACATGGCGACCAAGATGACCAAGGACGCCACCGCGAAAATGCAGGCCGCCGAGAAGGCCGAAAGCAAATGGGGCGTGCCCTCGAAAGCGGGCAAGAAAGGCGTGACCTACCTGCCCTTCGACAGCTCCATCGCGCTTGGCGAAAGCTTCACGGTGACGCCGGATAACCAGAAAGCGGTCGGCAAGGCCAATCAGCAGATGGCGCAGGGGAACGCGAAAGCCGCCGCCAAGACGCTGAAAGACAATGATATCGACGTGTCGATCTCGGCGGCGATGGTGCCCGCGAAGGCGTCGCTCGCCCATCTGCAGGACGCGTCCAAGCTCATCAAATCGGGCAATTACTACGAGGCGAACCTTGCGCTGAAAGGCGTCGAGGATTCCGTCGTGATCGACCAATGGGGTCTCGACAACCTGCCGCAGCAGGCGGGCAACGCCACGAAATCCTCGGCAAATGCGAGCGGCAGCACTCAGATGCAGCAGAAATCGCAGCAGAGCGGCACGTCGGGCAACGCCGCCTCGAACGGCTGA
- the gap gene encoding type I glyceraldehyde-3-phosphate dehydrogenase codes for MTVKVAINGFGRIGRNVLRGIIESGRTDIEVIAINDLGPVETNAHLLQFDSVHGKFPHEVTTGEDWIDAGRGKIKVTAIRDPKELPWGDVDVALECTGIFTARDKAAFHLENGSKRVLVSAPAAGADKTIVFGVNDGALTADDLVVSNASCTTNCLSPVAKALNDAIGIEKGFMTTIHSYTGDQPTLDTMHKDLYRARAAALSMIPTSTGAAKAVGLVLPELNGKLDGVAIRVPTPNVSVVDLVFEAGKDTSVEEINAAIKAAADGPMKGILGYTDKPNVSSDFNHDPHSSIFHMDQTKVMEGRMVRILSWYDNEWGFSNRMADTAVAMGKLI; via the coding sequence ATGACGGTTAAAGTTGCCATCAACGGGTTCGGTCGCATCGGCCGCAACGTGCTGCGCGGGATCATCGAGTCGGGGCGCACCGATATCGAGGTGATCGCGATCAACGATCTCGGCCCGGTCGAGACGAACGCACACCTGCTGCAATTCGACTCCGTGCACGGCAAATTCCCGCATGAGGTCACGACCGGCGAAGACTGGATCGATGCTGGCCGCGGCAAGATCAAGGTCACCGCGATCCGCGACCCGAAGGAACTGCCCTGGGGCGATGTCGATGTCGCGCTGGAATGCACCGGCATCTTCACCGCGCGCGACAAGGCGGCCTTCCACCTCGAGAACGGCTCGAAGCGCGTGCTGGTTTCCGCCCCCGCCGCGGGTGCCGACAAGACCATCGTCTTCGGTGTGAACGACGGTGCGCTGACCGCGGACGACCTCGTCGTCTCGAACGCATCGTGCACCACGAACTGCCTTTCGCCCGTCGCCAAGGCGCTCAATGACGCGATCGGGATCGAGAAGGGCTTCATGACCACGATCCACAGCTATACCGGCGACCAGCCGACGCTGGACACGATGCACAAGGATCTCTACCGCGCCCGCGCCGCCGCGCTGTCGATGATCCCGACCTCGACCGGCGCTGCGAAAGCCGTGGGTCTGGTGCTGCCGGAACTCAACGGCAAGCTCGACGGCGTCGCGATCCGCGTGCCGACTCCGAATGTCTCGGTCGTCGATCTCGTCTTCGAGGCTGGCAAGGACACCAGCGTCGAAGAGATCAATGCCGCGATCAAGGCCGCCGCTGACGGCCCGATGAAGGGCATCCTCGGCTATACCGACAAGCCCAACGTCTCGAGCGACTTCAACCACGACCCGCATTCGTCGATCTTCCACATGGATCAGACCAAGGTCATGGAAGGCCGCATGGTCCGTATCCTGAGCTGGTACGACAATGAATGGGGCTTCTCGAACCGCATGGCGGACACCGCCGTCGCGATGGGCAAGCTGATCTGA
- a CDS encoding glyceraldehyde-3-phosphate dehydrogenase, whose amino-acid sequence MTNRIALWLGALLILLILADVFADDGRILLFLAKKTADLVQYVAFWR is encoded by the coding sequence ATGACCAATCGGATCGCGCTCTGGCTTGGGGCCCTCCTCATTTTGCTTATTTTGGCGGATGTGTTTGCCGATGACGGCCGCATCCTGCTGTTTCTGGCGAAAAAAACTGCCGATCTCGTTCAATATGTCGCGTTCTGGCGCTAG
- the gap gene encoding type I glyceraldehyde-3-phosphate dehydrogenase — translation MTVTIGINGFGRIGRCTLAHIAEAARNDVQVVKINATGPIETNAHLLKYDSVHGRFGGQVKVAGNTLDLGRGPIDVMSTYDPEELDWDGVDVVLECTGKFNARDKAAVHLGRGAKRVLVSAPATDADKTVVYGVNHRELTPAHHVVSNGSCTTNCLAPLAKVLNDTIGIESGVMTTIHSYTGDQPTLDRRHKDLYRARAAAMAMIPTSTGAAKALGEVLPELQGRLDGTALRVPTPNVSAVDLTFEARKTVTRDEVNEIVREAAAGYMGMVLGYDPEPKVSIDFNHTQQSSIFAPDQTKVVGKLVRVLAWYDNEWGFSCRMADVAGAMGRLVH, via the coding sequence ATGACCGTCACCATCGGGATCAACGGCTTCGGCCGCATCGGGCGCTGCACGCTCGCGCATATCGCGGAAGCCGCGCGCAACGACGTGCAGGTCGTCAAGATCAACGCCACCGGCCCGATCGAGACCAATGCGCATCTCCTGAAATACGACTCCGTCCACGGCCGCTTCGGCGGGCAGGTGAAGGTTGCGGGCAACACGCTCGACCTCGGGCGCGGCCCGATCGACGTGATGTCGACCTACGACCCGGAAGAACTCGACTGGGACGGCGTCGATGTCGTCCTCGAATGCACCGGCAAGTTCAACGCCCGCGACAAGGCCGCCGTCCATCTGGGTCGCGGCGCGAAGCGGGTTCTGGTCTCCGCGCCTGCGACCGATGCCGACAAGACCGTGGTCTACGGCGTGAACCATCGCGAGCTGACGCCCGCGCATCACGTCGTTTCGAACGGGTCGTGCACCACGAACTGCCTCGCGCCGCTCGCCAAGGTGCTCAATGACACGATCGGCATCGAATCGGGCGTGATGACGACGATCCATTCCTATACCGGCGATCAGCCCACGCTCGACCGTCGCCACAAGGATCTCTATCGCGCCCGCGCCGCGGCGATGGCAATGATCCCGACCTCCACCGGCGCCGCGAAGGCCCTGGGCGAGGTGCTGCCCGAGCTGCAAGGCCGCCTCGACGGCACCGCGCTGCGCGTCCCCACCCCCAATGTTTCCGCGGTCGATCTGACCTTCGAGGCGCGCAAGACCGTCACCCGCGACGAGGTGAACGAGATCGTCCGCGAAGCCGCCGCCGGCTACATGGGCATGGTGCTGGGCTACGACCCCGAGCCGAAGGTCTCGATCGACTTCAACCACACGCAGCAATCCTCTATCTTCGCGCCGGACCAGACCAAGGTCGTGGGCAAGCTTGTCCGCGTTCTGGCCTGGTACGATAACGAATGGGGGTTCTCCTGCCGCATGGCCGATGTGGCCGGGGCGATGGGGCGACTCGTGCACTGA